From a region of the Takifugu flavidus isolate HTHZ2018 chromosome 20, ASM371156v2, whole genome shotgun sequence genome:
- the LOC130516872 gene encoding ankyrin repeat domain-containing protein SOWAHB-like isoform X3 has protein sequence MAAGFTQDTVFHFLQSCGGSVKNADLLTHFRSFIRENPEREKNRELFKRFVNSLATVQQIDGVSYVVLRKKFRGNVPGGGEQGSRVAPGKKREVSPGNGAQSLAGKAAKPRPQLPGGAPGKQVLPVAGFIMSDVETNSNLSQQPVTSRFEDSIRPAAAQLVNLTSGQCQAPPQAPPQAPPQAPPQAHLPNVGQHIRGAGHPLETPAKTTPAKIAADNHMQVPVTRGQPPGRQALSQAGVSPPPETSGRQALLQSGLSPPPQTSGRQALLQAGLNPPPQTSGRQALLQAGLNPPPQTSGRQALLQSGLSPPPQTSGRQALLQAGLNPPPQTPERQAVLQAGLNPPPQTPERQAVLQAGLNPPPQTSGRQALLQAGLNPPPQTPERQAVLQAGLNPPPQTPERQAILQAGLNPPPQTSGRQALLQSGLSPPPQTSGRQALLQSGLNPPPQTSERQAVLQAGLNPPPQTTSRHRHRPSYKSAVCDDDDDDDDQDDTPVGPISAGRHIPHGSLGKALFAPSPSNIDSPAPYSSSSSSSERKHPQIYIQNAKGEMLSNTGLPWRSESDRQTEEWLVPGLEYGSVPRQLTRQSLPEEVRCYSPDPANEVPSTMGQTWVQPAGGYLEPRLHHSQRSGRSSSHSSIFTPSPGVGISRGLHCNSSLEELHSRPGKTGGDLGLQETLQLTQRNKLGETRHSSDHLHVDQEPLSWHRSRGHLHTDQGESESSDGSTSSPHLRKQPACGRRVSSHLRSRMCLSLGADLDQLLQEDSKGRGGGGSEAARLNRLNLISSSLSLHRCLSSSSLSSCSTPPRCQSLGDLVEVRGRRSNPPAVCTRAHDEDQSKQSSVPLEAREHAWLVKGAAGAWPDIYSLFREDSSLLNRRDFISGFTVLHWIAKHGDHRVLNTLWYGVEKAGVNFDINARSTSGHTPLHIATIHGHKNIIRLLVNKFGADMRLRDMAGKKAWQYLDCAMPLDVFQLLGAPPRVALKGAGEVGKIDVARQSSRRRRRHRFSSASPVHKQLATSKVKRSSSLAAFLKHKSLNLYQAQQIDVSV, from the exons ATGGCAGCAGGTTTTACTCAGGACACCGTGTTCCATTTCCTGCAGAGCTGCGGCGGTTCGGTGAAGAACGCCGACCTTCTCACGCACTTCAGGAGCTTCATCCGGGAGAACCCGGAGCGAGAGAAGAACCGGGAGCTCTTCAAAAGGTTCGTCAACTCCTTGGCCACCGTCCAGCAGATCGACGGCGTTTCTTATGTGGTCCTCAGGAAGAAATTCAGAGGAAATGTCCCCGGAGGTGGCGAGCAGGGCTCACGAGTCGCTCCCGGGAAGAAGAGAGAAGTGTCCCCGGGGAACGGCGCTCAAAGCCTGGCTGGCAAAGCAGCAAAGCCGCGGCCACAACTGCCGGGAGGAGCCCCCGGAAAACAGGTCCTACCAGTGGCCGGATTTATTATGAGCGACGTGGAGACAAATTCTAACTTGTCACAGCAGCCGGTAACGAGCAGGTTTGAGGATTCCAtccgtccagcagcagctcagctggtGAATCTGACCTCAGGTCAGTGCCAG GCTCCCCCACAGGCTCCCCCACAGGCTCCTCCACAGGCTCCTCCACAGGCTCACCTCCCTAATGTGGGGCAGCATATACGGGGTGCTGGTCACCCTTTAGAGACACCTGCGAAGACCACACCTGCGAAGATAGCTGCAGATAACCACATGCAGGTACCAGTTACCAGAGGACAACCCCCAGGGAGACAGGCCCTCAGCCAGGCTGGAGTCAGCCCCCCTCCTGAGACCTCAGGGAGACAGGCCCTACTCCAGTCTGGACTCAGcccccctcctcagacctcAGGGAGACAGGCCCTACTCCAGGCTGGACTcaacccccctcctcagacctcAGGGAGACAGGCCCTACTCCAGGCTGGACTcaacccccctcctcagacctcAGGGAGACAGGCCCTACTCCAGTCTGGACTCAGcccccctcctcagacctcAGGGAGACAGGCCCTACTCCAGGCTGGACTcaacccccctcctcagacCCCAGAGAGACAGGCCGTACTCCAGGCTGGACTcaacccccctcctcagacCCCAGAGAGACAGGCCGTACTCCAGGCTGGACTcaacccccctcctcagacctcAGGGAGACAGGCCCTACTCCAGGCTGGACTcaacccccctcctcagacCCCAGAGAGACAGGCCGTACTCCAGGCTGGACTcaacccccctcctcagacCCCAGAGAGACAGGCCATACTCCAGGCTGGACTcaacccccctcctcagacctcAGGGAGACAGGCCCTACTCCAGTCTGGACTCAGcccccctcctcagacctcAGGGAGACAGGCCCTACTCCAGTCTGGACTcaacccccctcctcagacctcAGAGAGACAGGCCGTACTCCAGGCTGGACTcaacccccctcctcagacTACATCACGACACAGACACAGACCGAGTTAtaaatctgctgtgtgtgatgatgatgatgatgatgatgatcaagaTGATACTCCAGTGGGACCAATTTCAGCAGGGAGACACATTCCTCATGGTAGCCTTGGGAAGGCTCTTTTTGCCCCGTCACCTTCCAACATAGATTCACCTGCACCCtactcctcatcctcctcttcttcagaaaGGAAACATCCTCAGATTTACATCCAGAATGCCAAAGGCGAAATGCTGTCCAATACTGGTCTTCCCTGGAGGTcagagtcagacagacagacagaagagtgGCTCGTGCCAGGACTAGAATATGGGTCAGTCCCGAGGCAGTTGACCCGACAGAGCCTTCCTGAGGAGGTGCGGTGCTACAGTCCAGACCCAGCTAACGAGGTCCCATCCACAATGGGCCAGACGTGGGTGCAGCCTGCTGGTGGGTATCTGGAGCCCAGGTTACATCACAGCCAGCGTTCAGGGCGCTCGTCCAGCCATAGCAGCATCTTCACCCCTTCACCTGGTGTAGGTATCTCCAGAGGACTGCACTGCAACAGCAGCCTCGAGGAGCTCCACAGCAGACCAG GTAAAACAGGAGGTGATCTGGGACTCCAGGAAACTCTCCAGCTCACACAAAGGAATAAGTTGGGTGAAACGCGTCATTCGTCTGACCATCTCCACGTTGACCAGGAGCCGTTGTCATGGCACCGCTCCAGAG GTCATCTCCACACTGACCAGGGGGAGTCAGAGTCCAGTGACGGCTCCACGTCTTCGCCACATTTACGAAAGCAGCCAGCATGTGGCAGGCGGGTCAGCAGCCACTTGAGGAGCAGAATGTGTCTCAGCCTTGGAGCTGACCTGGACCAGCTCCTGCAAGAGGACTCAAAGggaagaggtggagggggaAGCGAAGCGGCCCGTTTGAACCGCCTGAACCTGATCTCCTCCTCACTCAGCCTTCACCGCTGCCTGTCGTCCTCCTCACTCTCATCCTGCTCCACACCCCCCCGATGCCAAAGCCTCGGCGATCTGGTTGaggtgagaggaaggaggagtaACCCGCCTGCTGTATGCACGAGAGCTCATGATGAGGACCAGAGTAAGCAG TCGTCGGTTCCTCTGGAGGCCAGAGAACACGCCTGGCTGGTGAAGGGGGCAGCGGGGGCCTGGCCTGACATCTACTCCCTGTTCAGAGAGGACTCCTCGCTGCTCAACAGAAGAGACTTCATCTCCGGCTTCACTGTGCTGCACTGGATAGCCAAACACGGGGACCACCGGGTCCTCAACACGCTGTG GTATGGAGTTGAGAAAGCTGGTGTGAACTTCGACATCAACGCCAGGTCAACCAGTGGCCACACACCCCTCCACATCGCCACGATCCATGGCCACAAGAACATAATCCGTTTGCTGGTAAACAAGTTTGGAGCTGACATGCGGCTGAGGGATATGGCGGGGAAGAAGGCGTGGCAATACCTGGACTGTGCCATGCCATTAGATGTCTTCCAGCTGCTGGGAGCTCCTCCACGGGTGGCTCTGAAAGGAGCGGGAGAGGTTGGAAAAATAGACGTGGCCCGGCAATCGTCCCGACGCCGCCGCCGGCACCGCTTCTCCTCCGCATCCCCGGTTCACAAGCAACTCGCCACctcaaaggtcaaaaggtcgtCCTCGTTGGCAGCGTTCCTCAAACACAAATCTCTGAACCTGTATCAGGCTCAGCAGATTGATGTCTCTGTGTAG